A genome region from Streptomyces sp. S4.7 includes the following:
- the otsB gene encoding trehalose-phosphatase codes for MGSHPHPLPTPVTPAGAEGLAALLARPGKAVVALDFDGTLADIVPDPEQARAHPGAVPALVALAPHVASVAVITGRPADVAVRYGGFAGVPGLEHLVVLGHYGAERWDAVSGAVQTPEPHPGVAAVRAELPGLLARFDSWRGAWIEEKGQAVAVHTRRATDPQGAFDALREPLADLAARHGLMLEPGRLVLELRPPGVDKGVALREYVGEVGAETVVYGGDDLGDLPAFAAVDTLRGDGHPGLLLCSGTGEVPELAARADLVLPGPGALTGFLAAVSARL; via the coding sequence ATGGGCAGCCATCCGCACCCCCTGCCGACCCCCGTCACCCCCGCCGGCGCCGAAGGACTGGCCGCGCTTCTCGCGCGGCCCGGGAAAGCCGTCGTCGCGCTCGACTTCGACGGCACGCTCGCCGACATAGTCCCGGACCCCGAACAGGCCCGCGCCCACCCCGGCGCCGTCCCCGCGCTCGTAGCCCTCGCCCCCCACGTGGCTTCCGTCGCGGTGATCACCGGCCGGCCGGCCGATGTCGCCGTACGGTACGGCGGCTTCGCCGGCGTACCCGGCCTGGAACACCTCGTCGTCCTCGGCCACTACGGCGCCGAACGCTGGGACGCGGTCAGCGGCGCCGTCCAGACCCCGGAGCCGCACCCCGGAGTCGCCGCGGTCCGCGCCGAACTCCCCGGACTCCTCGCCCGGTTCGACTCCTGGCGCGGTGCGTGGATCGAGGAGAAGGGCCAGGCGGTCGCGGTCCACACCCGCCGTGCCACCGACCCGCAGGGGGCCTTCGACGCACTGCGCGAACCGCTCGCCGACCTGGCGGCCCGGCACGGCCTGATGCTCGAACCGGGCCGCCTCGTCCTGGAACTGCGCCCGCCCGGCGTGGACAAGGGCGTGGCCCTGCGCGAGTACGTCGGCGAGGTCGGCGCCGAGACGGTCGTCTACGGCGGCGACGACCTGGGCGACCTCCCGGCATTCGCCGCGGTCGACACCCTGCGCGGCGACGGCCATCCGGGTCTGCTGCTGTGCAGCGGTACGGGCGAGGTCCCCGAACTCGCCGCGCGGGCCGACCTGGTGCTGCCGGGCCCGGGAGCGCTGACCGGCTTCCTCGCCGCGGTGTCCGCCCGCCTCTGA
- a CDS encoding DUF3263 domain-containing protein: MTERDRAVLAVEKRSWPGPGAKERVIRERLGISPTRYYQLLGALIDDPLALVHDPVTVNRLRRIRDARRARR; the protein is encoded by the coding sequence CTGACCGAGCGGGACCGCGCCGTCCTCGCCGTGGAGAAGCGCTCCTGGCCGGGCCCCGGCGCCAAGGAGCGCGTCATCAGGGAGCGGCTCGGCATCTCGCCCACCCGCTACTACCAGCTGCTGGGCGCGCTCATCGACGACCCGCTGGCCCTGGTCCACGACCCGGTGACGGTCAACCGCCTGCGCCGGATCAGGGACGCCCGCCGCGCCCGCCGCTGA
- a CDS encoding extracellular solute-binding protein, translating into MTMALSGCGSSGGSGDVTLKVVAADYGNSAANSSEKYWNSLAKEFESKNPGIKVDVDIRSWKTVDADVAKMVRDGEAPDIAQIGAYADYVKKEELYSADELLSIPTQANFLSRFADAGKVDQTQYGMPFVASTRLLFYNKGLFAGAGLSAPQDWDDIKSDAEALKAQDVPTPFALPLGPEEAQAETMMWMLSGGGGYTDATDGSYAVDSETNVKTFEWLQKELVGKGLTGSVPPGELDRADAFKAFTDGKVGMLNGHPTMMQEAEKAGVDVGMVPLPGINGKSKATMGVADWIMAFKQPGHREQAGIFLDFTFEDENVMDFVGQYDLLPVTYSASDTMVADDEHKELRKFLEALPTAELYPFGKTSWAGVSDDIKKNIGKTVQPGAVPSEILARIGRDATTAENAE; encoded by the coding sequence ATGACGATGGCGCTGAGCGGCTGCGGCAGCTCCGGCGGTTCGGGTGACGTCACCTTGAAAGTGGTCGCGGCGGACTACGGCAACAGTGCCGCCAACAGCTCGGAGAAGTACTGGAACAGCCTGGCCAAGGAGTTCGAGTCCAAGAACCCGGGCATCAAGGTCGATGTCGACATCCGTTCCTGGAAGACCGTGGACGCCGACGTGGCGAAGATGGTCAGGGACGGCGAGGCGCCCGACATCGCGCAGATCGGCGCCTACGCCGACTACGTGAAGAAGGAAGAGCTGTACAGCGCGGACGAGCTGCTCTCCATTCCCACGCAGGCGAACTTCCTCTCCCGCTTCGCGGACGCCGGAAAGGTCGACCAGACCCAGTACGGAATGCCGTTCGTCGCCAGCACACGGCTCCTCTTCTACAACAAGGGCCTCTTCGCGGGGGCCGGTCTCTCCGCGCCGCAGGACTGGGACGACATCAAGTCGGACGCCGAGGCGCTCAAGGCGCAGGACGTACCGACCCCGTTCGCCCTTCCGCTCGGCCCCGAGGAGGCGCAGGCGGAGACGATGATGTGGATGCTCAGCGGTGGCGGCGGCTACACGGACGCGACCGACGGTTCGTACGCCGTCGACTCGGAGACGAACGTCAAGACCTTCGAATGGCTCCAGAAGGAGCTGGTCGGCAAGGGTCTCACCGGCTCCGTACCGCCCGGCGAACTGGACCGCGCCGACGCCTTCAAGGCGTTCACCGACGGCAAGGTCGGCATGCTCAACGGGCACCCGACGATGATGCAGGAGGCCGAGAAGGCCGGCGTCGATGTCGGGATGGTGCCGCTGCCCGGCATCAACGGCAAGTCCAAGGCGACGATGGGTGTCGCCGACTGGATCATGGCGTTCAAGCAGCCCGGCCACCGTGAACAGGCGGGCATCTTCCTCGACTTCACCTTCGAGGACGAGAACGTCATGGACTTCGTCGGACAGTACGACCTCCTGCCGGTCACCTACAGCGCGTCCGATACGATGGTCGCCGACGACGAGCACAAGGAACTGCGGAAGTTCCTGGAGGCGCTGCCCACCGCCGAGCTTTACCCGTTCGGCAAGACGTCGTGGGCGGGCGTCAGCGACGACATCAAGAAGAACATCGGCAAGACGGTGCAGCCCGGCGCGGTGCCGTCGGAGATCCTGGCGAGGATCGGCCGTGACGCGACGACGGCGGAGAACGCCGAGTAG
- a CDS encoding ROK family protein codes for MRHVIALDVGGTGMKAALVGTDGALLYEARRATDRERGPDAIVETILGFAADLRAYGVEHLGESAVAAGVAVPGIVDAERGIALYAANLGWRDLPLRDLLAARLGGVPVALGHDVRTGGLAEGRIGAGRGSDRFFFVPLGTGIAGAIGIDGAIEAGAHGYAGEIGHVVVRPDGPVCGCGQTGCMETLASAAAVTRAWAAASGDPEADAADCAKAVASGDPRALAVWADAVDALAAGLVTALTLLDPRRLIIGGGLAEAGETLFTPLRAAVEERVTFQKLPEIVPAALGDTAGCLGAGLLAWDLLSTEVSA; via the coding sequence GTGAGACACGTCATCGCCCTGGATGTGGGCGGCACCGGTATGAAGGCCGCCCTGGTCGGGACGGACGGCGCGCTGCTGTACGAGGCGCGCCGCGCGACCGACAGGGAGCGCGGCCCCGACGCGATCGTCGAGACGATCCTCGGCTTCGCGGCGGATCTGCGCGCGTACGGCGTCGAGCACTTGGGCGAGAGCGCGGTCGCCGCCGGAGTGGCGGTACCGGGCATAGTCGACGCCGAGCGCGGGATCGCGCTGTACGCGGCGAACCTCGGCTGGCGCGATCTTCCGCTGCGCGATCTGCTGGCGGCCCGGCTGGGCGGCGTACCGGTCGCGCTCGGGCACGACGTACGCACCGGCGGGCTCGCCGAGGGGCGGATCGGCGCGGGCAGGGGCTCGGACCGGTTCTTCTTCGTCCCCCTCGGCACCGGCATCGCGGGCGCCATCGGCATCGACGGGGCCATAGAGGCGGGCGCGCACGGCTACGCGGGCGAGATCGGACATGTGGTGGTCCGGCCCGACGGACCCGTGTGCGGGTGCGGGCAGACCGGCTGCATGGAGACGCTCGCGTCGGCCGCGGCCGTGACCCGGGCGTGGGCGGCGGCCAGCGGTGATCCGGAGGCCGACGCCGCCGACTGCGCGAAGGCCGTCGCGTCCGGCGACCCGAGGGCCCTGGCGGTCTGGGCGGACGCCGTCGACGCGCTCGCGGCCGGGCTGGTCACCGCGCTCACCCTGCTCGACCCCCGAAGGCTGATCATCGGTGGCGGTCTCGCCGAGGCCGGGGAAACGTTGTTCACACCCCTGCGGGCCGCGGTCGAGGAGCGGGTCACGTTCCAGAAGCTGCCCGAGATCGTCCCGGCGGCCCTCGGGGACACCGCCGGATGCCTGGGCGCGGGGCTGCTCGCCTGGGATCTTCTCTCGACGGAGGTATCCGCCTGA
- the nagA gene encoding N-acetylglucosamine-6-phosphate deacetylase encodes MAARAESTVLAGARVVLPTGIVENGRVSVEGGRITEAGPASSSVGDTTGSSGAVAPGTLDLTGHWVVPGFVDMHNHGGGGASFTSGGADDVLKGVRTHQEHGTTTLVASTVTGEMDFLAQRAGFLSELVEQGDLAGIHFEGPFISPCRKGAHSEGLLRDPDPAEVRKLLDAARGTARMVTLATELPGGIDSVRLLVEHGVIAAIGHTDATYEQTVEAIDAGATVATHLFNAMPPLGHRAPGPIAALLEDERITVELINDGTHLHPAALELAFHRAGADRVAFITDAMDAAGFGDGVYQLGPLEVEVKDGVARLAVGGSIAGSTLTLDTAFRRAATIDRLPVTEIVRAISANPAKLLGVDDRVGSLEAGKDADLVILDAEFAIAGVLRKGEWVVKPGPGR; translated from the coding sequence ATGGCCGCACGCGCCGAAAGCACTGTTCTCGCCGGGGCCCGGGTGGTGCTGCCGACCGGGATCGTGGAGAACGGACGGGTGAGCGTCGAGGGCGGACGAATCACCGAGGCCGGGCCGGCCTCCTCCTCCGTAGGAGACACCACCGGATCCTCCGGTGCCGTCGCCCCCGGGACGCTCGACCTGACCGGCCACTGGGTGGTGCCCGGCTTCGTGGACATGCACAACCACGGCGGCGGCGGCGCGTCCTTCACGTCGGGCGGGGCCGACGACGTCCTCAAGGGCGTCCGTACGCACCAGGAGCACGGCACCACCACGCTCGTCGCCTCCACCGTCACCGGCGAGATGGACTTCCTCGCGCAGCGCGCCGGGTTCCTCTCCGAACTCGTCGAACAGGGCGACCTCGCCGGCATCCACTTCGAGGGGCCGTTCATCTCGCCCTGCCGCAAGGGCGCGCACAGCGAAGGGCTGCTGCGCGACCCGGACCCCGCCGAGGTGCGCAAGCTCCTCGACGCGGCCCGCGGCACGGCCAGGATGGTGACCCTCGCGACCGAACTGCCGGGCGGCATCGACTCCGTACGGCTGCTGGTGGAGCACGGTGTGATCGCCGCGATCGGGCACACGGACGCGACGTACGAGCAGACCGTCGAGGCCATCGACGCGGGCGCGACGGTCGCCACGCACCTCTTCAACGCGATGCCGCCGCTCGGCCACCGCGCGCCGGGGCCGATCGCCGCGCTGCTGGAGGACGAGCGGATCACCGTCGAGCTGATCAACGACGGCACGCATCTGCATCCGGCGGCGCTGGAGCTGGCGTTCCACCGCGCGGGCGCGGACCGGGTCGCGTTCATCACGGACGCGATGGACGCCGCCGGTTTCGGCGACGGCGTGTACCAGCTCGGACCGCTGGAGGTCGAGGTCAAGGACGGTGTCGCGCGGCTCGCCGTGGGCGGTTCGATCGCGGGCTCGACCCTGACCCTGGACACGGCCTTCAGACGCGCGGCGACGATCGACCGGCTGCCGGTCACCGAGATCGTGCGGGCGATCTCCGCCAACCCGGCGAAGCTGCTGGGCGTGGACGACCGGGTGGGCTCACTGGAGGCGGGCAAGGACGCCGACCTGGTGATCCTGGACGCGGAGTTCGCGATCGCGGGCGTGCTGCGCAAGGGCGAATGGGTGGTCAAGCCCGGACCGGGGCGGTAG